One genomic window of Nicotiana sylvestris chromosome 10, ASM39365v2, whole genome shotgun sequence includes the following:
- the LOC138879471 gene encoding protein gar2-like yields MTNPQNNPGTPPQPTPSNSSTPPPPSISPKPRLRRVKMLARKIVASGALKKKLNEKLKASQVQESDSNSDSESYKSASEGGGPGSSDSKKTKESHSKDVELPELQRSGGKKNSEKEKEREGACGEERGNGKIVVDHSPTVDLYVPSICGVEQEKGRATRSRVKQSESDLQKALAESKKKKLAKGKGKVAESSEAVEVEEMEQVHQEELQILEVQTPKPKKSKTSSKKSSSVSEAAEPSLAKRTRSAVKNKQVRISEDEEWSGEEEKEDDESDGE; encoded by the exons ATGACAAACCCACAAAACAATCCTGGAACTCCACCACAACCCACTCCCTCTAATTCATCTACCCCTCCTCCACCTAGTATATCTCCCAAACCCAGGCTAAGAAGggtgaaaatgcttgctcgaaaaaTAGTAGCGTCTGGGGctctcaaaaaaaaattaaatgagaAATTAAAGGCTAGCCAAGTCCAAGAATCTGACTCCAACTCTGATTCTGAGTCATACAAATCCGCCAGTGAGGGGGGAGGacctgggtcttctgactctaAAAAGACTAAAGAATCTCAttctaag GATGTAGAATTACCTGAGTTAcaaaggagtggaggtaaaaagaattctgaaaaagaaaaagagagagagggtgcatgtggtgaagagaggggaaatgggaaaATAGTGGTTGATCATTCACCCACTGTTGATTTATATGTGCCTTCTATATGTGGGGTTGAACAAGAAAAG GGAAGAGCTACAAGAAGCAGGGTGAAGCAGAGTGAGAGTGATCTTCAAAAGGCTCTAGCtgagagtaagaagaaaaagttggctaaaggaaaagggAAGGTTGCAGAGTCCTCAGAGGCTGTGgaggttgaggagatggaacaggtccatcagGAGGAACTTCAAATAttggaggttcagacccccaagcccaaaaaatccaaaacttcttccaagaagtcttcctctgtgtcTGAGGCTGCTGAACCTTCATTAGCAaagaggacaaggtctgcagtgaaaaataaacaagtaagaatttctgaagatgaggaatggagtggagaggaagaaaaagaagatgatgAGTCTGATGGTGAATAA